The window GGAGACACGTTCTGCCTCTCTTTCTGTGTGTCCAATGTGGTTCATCACTTCTTCTGTGATATTCCAGCCGTCATGACTCTGGCTTGCTCCGACAAACACCTTAATGAattgattattttccttctttcgaGCTTCAATGTCTCTCTGGCACTTCTTGTTATCTTGGTTTCTTACCTGTTCATATTTGCCACCATTTTGAAGATGCACTCAGTTGGGGGATACCAGAAGGCTTTATTCACCTGTGCCTCACACCTCATGGCCGTTTCCATATTTTATGGGACTATTATGATCATGTACTTACAGCCCAGCTCCAGCCGCTCCATGGACACTGACAAAATTGCCTCTGTGTTCTACACCATGGtcatccccatgctgaaccctgtggtctacagcctgaggaacagggaggtCAAGAGTGCTTTCAAGAAAGTTGTTGAGCAGGGAAAATATTCTCAAGGCTTAGtcttttaattatgtaaaatcCACAATAAGCTTTTATCTACCCAATACGAAAACTCAAATGTGTACTGCCAGTGGGGGAATTGCAACAAAATTTGgtcaaatttcttaattttctataaTTGAGAAGTTGTTccaaacatgcaaaataaagaaaaacatggtaacaattttaaaataatttatttaatgaaacatgagattttcattgattcattttctcCAGTTGTAATTACAGccatttaatgaattaattttttgacCAGGATGAAGTAAGtgatttggttaaaaaaaaatggtggtcATATATGGACCAGgcatatcacaataaatttgaagaaaatattttcattaggttaccttaaatttattattaccTAGTCCTcacatcttaaaatatatttattattgtgcAGTGTTGAAGTTCAAATCCATGGcatcacatatgccaggcaagatCTCTagcactgagtcatatccccagaccATTTCACATATCATCTTCTAAGTGCTGTGATGTTAACAGCATGTTATTCTCTGTTTTTAGCAGCAAATGCTTTGAAGAGTCTGTTGCCTTTATCACACTTCAGTTGAGCTGCATTCCATCCTGTCTTCTCCTACCCATCCACTACACCACCATCCTCTGATTCCTTGCTCTTCCTGGAGAACTTCCAGCTTGTCCCTGACTCAGAGCCTTTGCTCTTTTCTCTGCCTGGAAAACTCCCCGGATCATTTCAGATTGTGCTTCAGTGTTGTCCTCTCACAGGTCACAGAGACCTTCCTTGAATCACTTTCTAGGACAGTCACTCTTAACATTCTTCCTCCTTTGAATTTCTCCAGACTCTTTACCTTCTCCCTTGCAGCTAACTAAGGACAAACAAGGGTACCTGCACTGACTAGA of the Sciurus carolinensis chromosome 11, mSciCar1.2, whole genome shotgun sequence genome contains:
- the LOC124960676 gene encoding olfactory receptor 5B17-like; the protein is MGNNTEVSEFILLGLSSAPELQLPLFIMFTLIYLVTLAGNLGMMTLILLDSRLHTPMYFFLSNLSLVDVCYSSTVTPKVMAGLLMEDKVISYHACAAQMFFLVLLVTVESYLLTAMAYDRYAAVCKPLHYPTVMTTRVCAHLAVCCYLLGFLTAAIGTGDTFCLSFCVSNVVHHFFCDIPAVMTLACSDKHLNELIIFLLSSFNVSLALLVILVSYLFIFATILKMHSVGGYQKALFTCASHLMAVSIFYGTIMIMYLQPSSSRSMDTDKIASVFYTMVIPMLNPVVYSLRNREVKSAFKKVVEQGKYSQGLVF